A window from Citrus sinensis cultivar Valencia sweet orange chromosome 5, DVS_A1.0, whole genome shotgun sequence encodes these proteins:
- the LOC102625987 gene encoding non-functional pseudokinase ZRK2-like isoform X2, translated as MCSIIRKFKDRTDKRTLMLRNGATVLKELIASSHAQMDHKHILKLIGCCLETPIPILVFEYGEYRTLPERIGLCGNPQPRPQFEPLRLKHRLKIAMDIAHTLAYLHVGFPRPIVFRHVIPSRILFNEENVAKLFDFSLSISIPEGETHITDCLMQPRGYCAPEYVPEYVPEYMRTGVFNEKYDVYTFSAVLLELLTGQGSMDLLHTHGSVRHLIEHLNNYLQNNRFTEIADPIIVQDLSCTEKEHQLQACARLTLECLNESAVDRPTMVDVTKRLRQIYCSLSCN; from the exons ATGTGTTCGATTATCAGAAAATTCAAGGACAGGACTGATAAAAGAACATTGATGTTGAGGAATGGCGCGACCGTACTGAAAGAGTTGATAGCGTCTTCTCATG CACAAATGGATCACAAGCATATTTTAAAGCTAATTGGATGCTGCTTAGAGACTCCAATTCCCATTCTAGTTTTTGAATATGGAGAGTACAGAACTCTTCCTGAGCGTATTGGTCTCTGCGGCAATCCTCAACCTCGACCTCAATTTGAACCATTACGATTGAAACATAGGTTAAAGATTGCAATGGATATCGCTCATACACTTGCTTATCTTCATGTTGGATTCCCCAGACCCATCGTTTTTAGACATGTCATCCCATCACGCATCTTGTTCAATGAAGAAAATGTTGCAAAActgtttgatttttcactATCCATATCCATTCCCGAAGGTGAAACCCACATTACTGATTGTCTGATGCAACCACGGGGATATTGTGCACCTGAGTATGTACCTGAGTACGTACCTGAGTACATGAGGACAGGTGTTTTCAATGAAAAGTATGATGTTTATACTTTCAGTGCAGTTCTGTTGGAGCTATTGACTGGACAGGGCAGCATGGATTTACTTCATACACATGGTTCGGTCCGTCATCTCATTGAACATTTGAACAACTATCTtcaaaataatagatttaCTGAGATAGCAGATCCTATAATTGTTCAAGACCTATCATGCACTGAGAAAGAGCACCAATTGCAAGCTTGTGCACGACTCACTCTTGAATGTCTCAACGAATCAGCGGTAGATAGGCCAACAATGGTTGATGTCACAAAAAGACTCAGACAAATTTATTGCTCTCTTTCatgtaattaa
- the LOC102625987 gene encoding non-functional pseudokinase ZRK2-like isoform X1: MCSIIRKFKDRTDKRTLMLRNGATVLKELIASSHGKYNPYRIFSAKELEIATNNYDGREVIKQCIFHIYKLYKGFWQERLISVLKFDESYSDSAYRYSINNIVYAAQMDHKHILKLIGCCLETPIPILVFEYGEYRTLPERIGLCGNPQPRPQFEPLRLKHRLKIAMDIAHTLAYLHVGFPRPIVFRHVIPSRILFNEENVAKLFDFSLSISIPEGETHITDCLMQPRGYCAPEYVPEYVPEYMRTGVFNEKYDVYTFSAVLLELLTGQGSMDLLHTHGSVRHLIEHLNNYLQNNRFTEIADPIIVQDLSCTEKEHQLQACARLTLECLNESAVDRPTMVDVTKRLRQIYCSLSCN, encoded by the coding sequence ATGTGTTCGATTATCAGAAAATTCAAGGACAGGACTGATAAAAGAACATTGATGTTGAGGAATGGCGCGACCGTACTGAAAGAGTTGATAGCGTCTTCTCATGGTAAATATAATCCTTATCGTATCTTTTCTGCTAAAGAACTCGAGATTGCAACTAACAACTATGACGGGAGAGAAGTTATAAAACAATGCATCTTTCACATATATAAATTGTACAAGGGCTTTTGGCAGGAGCGCCTAATTTCTGTTTTGAAGTTTGATGAATCCTATTCTGATAGCGCTTATAGGTATAGTATTAATAACATAGTATATGCAGCACAAATGGATCACAAGCATATTTTAAAGCTAATTGGATGCTGCTTAGAGACTCCAATTCCCATTCTAGTTTTTGAATATGGAGAGTACAGAACTCTTCCTGAGCGTATTGGTCTCTGCGGCAATCCTCAACCTCGACCTCAATTTGAACCATTACGATTGAAACATAGGTTAAAGATTGCAATGGATATCGCTCATACACTTGCTTATCTTCATGTTGGATTCCCCAGACCCATCGTTTTTAGACATGTCATCCCATCACGCATCTTGTTCAATGAAGAAAATGTTGCAAAActgtttgatttttcactATCCATATCCATTCCCGAAGGTGAAACCCACATTACTGATTGTCTGATGCAACCACGGGGATATTGTGCACCTGAGTATGTACCTGAGTACGTACCTGAGTACATGAGGACAGGTGTTTTCAATGAAAAGTATGATGTTTATACTTTCAGTGCAGTTCTGTTGGAGCTATTGACTGGACAGGGCAGCATGGATTTACTTCATACACATGGTTCGGTCCGTCATCTCATTGAACATTTGAACAACTATCTtcaaaataatagatttaCTGAGATAGCAGATCCTATAATTGTTCAAGACCTATCATGCACTGAGAAAGAGCACCAATTGCAAGCTTGTGCACGACTCACTCTTGAATGTCTCAACGAATCAGCGGTAGATAGGCCAACAATGGTTGATGTCACAAAAAGACTCAGACAAATTTATTGCTCTCTTTCatgtaattaa
- the LOC127902426 gene encoding serine/threonine-protein kinase ZRK1-like produces MGSILTKFKDRTDKRTLMVRNGARVLKELIASSHGKYNPYRIFSAKELEIATNNYDERKFIKQDSTYKLYKGFWQERLISVMKYNESYSDSACKFSINNIVYAAQMDHKHILKLIGCCLETPIPILVFEYGEYTTLRDRIFGAPQPHFEPLLLKHRLKVAMGIAHALAYLHVGFPRPTVFGNLISLCILFNEENVAKLFDFSESISIPEGETHIITRSRFGAWTYSAPEYKRGGVFNEKLDVYTFSTVLLELLTGQSTRDLLRTHGSVRHLIEYLKNYLQNNRFTEIADPIIVQDLSCTETEHQFQACARLTLECLNESPVDRPTMVDVTKRLRQIYCSLSCN; encoded by the coding sequence ATGGGTTCAATTCTGACAAAATTCAAGGACAGGACTGATAAAAGAACATTGATGGTGAGGAATGGCGCGAGAGTACTAAAAGAGTTGATAGCGTCTTCTCATGGTAAATACAACCCTTATCGTATCTTTTCTGCTAAAGAACTCGAGATTGCAACTAACAACTATGACgagagaaaatttataaaacaagaCAGCACGTATAAATTGTACAAGGGCTTTTGGCAGGAGCGCCTAATTTCTGTTATGAAGTATAATGAATCCTATTCTGATAGCGCTTGTAAGTTTAGTATTAATAACATAGTATATGCAGCACAAATGGATCACAAGCATATTTTAAAGCTAATTGGATGCTGCTTAGAGACTCCAATTCCCATCCTAGTTTTTGAATATGGAGAGTACACAACTCTTCGTGATCGTATTTTCGGCGCTCCCCAACCTCACTTTGAACCATTACTGTTGAAACATAGGTTAAAGGTTGCAATGGGTATTGCTCATGCACTTGCTTATCTTCATGTTGGATTCCCCAGACCCACCGTTTTTGGAAATCTCATCTCATTATGCATCTTGTTCAATGAAGAAAATGTTgcaaaattgtttgatttttcggAATCCATATCCATTCCCGAAGGTGAAACCCACATAATTACTCGTAGTCGGTTTGGAGCCTGGACATATAGTGCACCTGAGTACAAGAGGGGAGGTGTTTTCAATGAAAAGTTGGATGTTTATACTTTCAGTACAGTTCTGTTGGAGCTTTTGACTGGACAGAGCACCAGGGATTTACTTCGTACACATGGTTCGGTCCGTCATCTCATTGAATATTTGAAGAACTATCTtcaaaataatagatttaCTGAGATAGCAGATCCTATAATTGTTCAAGACCTATCATGCACTGAGACAGAGCACCAATTCCAAGCTTGTGCACGACTCACTCTTGAATGTCTCAACGAATCACCGGTAGACAGGCCAACAATGGTTGATGTTACAAAAAGACTCAGACAAATTTATTGCTCTCTTTCatgtaattaa
- the LOC107176289 gene encoding serine/threonine-protein kinase ZRK1-like isoform X1 — MYSCLGAIKNSGKEDKEKCIMRNGKNLLENLISSFNGKRKPILSFSAEELKIATNNYDLQRVKTQGFVYQLYNAFLHGRPVSVMKFQNNDKYDAYEWCLKNIVFASQMSHSNILMLIGCCLETQIPVLVFESVSSGILANYIHGPRPSHFEPFLLTHRLKIAMEIANALAYLHVGFPRPIVFKNIKLSSILFDEDHVAKLFDFSLAESIPDGETHIKDAIPIGIMGFVATEYVTTGDYNEKCDVFSFGVLLLVLLTGKKLYSIDEAGDRHWLLNRVKKHIECNTFDEIVDPVIREELCIQSSEKDKQVQAFVELAVKCVSESAEDRPTMIDVAKQLRQAYRFGW, encoded by the coding sequence ATGTATTCATGTTTGGGAGCAATCAAGAATTCGGGGAAGGAAGATAAGGAAAAATGCATTATGAGGAATGGCAAAAATTTACTggaaaatttgatttcttcatTTAATGGTAAACGCAAACCTATCCTAAGCTTCTCTGCTGAAGAGCTCAAGATAGCTACAAACAATTATGACTTGCAAAGAGTTAAAACACAAGGCTTTGTATATCAACTGTACAATGCTTTCTTGCATGGCCGCCCAGTGTCTGTTATGAAGTTTCAAAACAATGACAAGTATGATGCATATGAATGGTGCTTGAAGAACATTGTATTTGCATCACAAATGAGCCACAGCAATATCTTAATGTTGATTGGATGTTGCTTAGAGACTCAAATTCCCGTTCTAGTTTTTGAATCTGTGTCATCTGGAATCCTTGCTAATTATATTCATGGTCCTCGTCCGTCACATTTCGAGCCTTTTCTATTGACACATAGGTTAAAGATTGCGATGGAGATAGCTAATGCACTTGCATATCTTCATGTTGGGTTTCCTCGGcctattgtttttaaaaacatcaaattatcgagtattttatttgatgaagatCATGTTGccaaattgtttgatttttcactAGCCGAGTCTATTCCAGATGGCGAAACTCACATAAAAGATGCAATACCAATAGGAATAATGGGATTCGTTGCGACTGAGTATGTAACCACAGGTGACTACAATGAGAAATGCGACGTTTTCAGTTTTGGTGTGTTGCTGCTTGTGCTTTTGACcggaaaaaaattgtattccATTGATGAAGCTGGAGATCGTCATTGGTTATTGAATCGTGTGAAGAAACATATTGAATGTAACACGTTTGATGAGATTGTCGATCCTGTAATTCGTGAGGAACTCTGTATTCAATCTTCTGAAAAAGATAAGCAAGTGCAAGCTTTTGTAGAGCTTGCCGTGAAATGTGTATCTGAATCAGCGGAGGATAGACCAACGATGATTGATGTAGCAAAACAGCTCAGACAAGCATATCGTTTTGGATGGtga
- the LOC127902427 gene encoding serine/threonine-protein kinase ZRK1-like, translating to MELANAVAYPHAGFARSIIFMSATPWRIFFDEQNVAKLFDFSLFVSIPEGETHVDFQIAGTKGYIAPKVLLEAKCNEKYAVHSFGMLLLDLLTGQKITSFCRDKGLGVENYLWDLLKKYVEENGLNEMVDPMIIEEGLCPRKEQLLQDYLDFAFKCVSESPEERPTMIDMAKQLRQMYLSC from the coding sequence ATGGAATTAGCCAATGCAGTTGCATATCCCCATGCAGGATTTGCCAGATCCATCATTTTTATGAGTGCGACGCCATGGAGAATATTCTTTGATGAGCAAAATGTTGCCAAActgtttgatttttcactATTTGTGTCTATTCCAGAAGGTGAAACTCATGTAGATTTTCAAATAGCTGGGACAAAGGGATATATAGCACCTAAGGTTTTGCTTGAAGCTAAGTGCAATGAGAAGTATGCTGTTCATAGTTTTGGTATGTTGCTACTTGATCTTTTGACTGGGCAGAAGATAACTTCTTTCTGCCGCGATAAAGGACTTGGCGTTGAAAATTACTTATGGGATCTTCTGAAGAAATATGTTGAAGAAAATGGGTTGAATGAAATGGTTGATCCGATGATTATTGAAGAGGGATTATGCCCAAGAAAAGAGCAACTGCTGCAGGATTACTTAGATTTTGCCTTTAAATGTGTCTCTGAATCACCGGAAGAAAGGCCAACAATGATTGATATGGCAAAACAACTTAGACAAATGTATCTGTCTTGTTGA
- the LOC107176289 gene encoding serine/threonine-protein kinase ZRK1-like isoform X2 encodes MCNSKNREKADRKAFLMRNGKMFLERLISSCNGNYNPIRSFSAKELERATNNYHYRNIITESSIFRLCQGVLPDRTISVMKFIDGSVFDAYDCCFNNIVFASQMSHNNVLRLIGCCLEVEIPVLVFESAEYGNLHDLLKRSYQSHSEPLLLKHRLKIAMEIANVFAYLHIGFSRPIVFRDLKSSYILVSERYVPKLFNFSLSASIPEGETYIDDGVKGTSGIVAPEYARTGYLNEKCDVYSFGLLLLQLLSTGEDLFNMGLRLNGDESFEMDFVKKYIENRGFNGIVDPRIIGDELLEHKLQSSFELAFQCQSASAEDRPTMIDVAKQIKKIICKLSNE; translated from the exons ATGTGCAACAGCAAGAATCGTGAAAAGGCCGACAGAAAGGCATTCCTGATGAGGAATGGAAAAATGTTTCTGGAAAGGTTGATTTCCTCTTGTAATGGTAATTATAATCCCATTCGTAGCTTTTCTGCAAAAGAGCTCGAGCGAGCAACAAACAACTACCATTATCGGAATATTATTACAGAGTCATCTATTTTCAGATTGTGTCAGGGTGTTTTGCCGGATCGAACAATTTCTGTAATGAAGTTTATTGATGGTAGCGTTTTTGATGCATATGACTGTTGTTTTAATAACATTGTATTTGCATCACAAATGAGTCACAATAATGTGTTAAGGTTAATCGGATGTTGTTTAGAGGTAGAAATACCTGTTCTAGTGTTTGAATCTGCGGAGTACGGGAATCTTCATGATCTTCTAAAACGTTCTTATCAATCCCATTCTGAGCCTTTGCTATTGAAACATAGGCTGAAAATTGCAATGGAGATAGCAAATGTGTTTGCCTATCTCCACATTGGATTCTCCAGGCCCATTGTTTTTAGGGATCTCAAATCATCTTATATCTTAGTCAGTGAACGATATGTTCCCAAGCTGTTTAACTTTTCTCTATCTGCTTCTATCCCAGAAGGTGAAACGTACATAGACGATGGAGTGAAAGGAACATCAGGAATAGTTGCGCCTGAGTATGCACGTACAGGTTATTTGAATGAGAAATGTGATGTGTATAGTTTTGGTCTTCTGCTATTACAGCTCTTGAGTACAGGAGAAGACTTATTTAATATGGGTCTGCGTCTTAATGGTGACGAGAGTTTTGAAATGGATTTTGTGAAGAAATACATTGAAAATCGTGGGTTTAATGGAATAGTAGATCCCAGAATTATTGGAGATGAATTACTGGAGCACAAATTGCAATCTTCTTTCGAGCTTGCCTTTCAATGTCAATCAGCTTCAGCAGAAGATAGGCCAACTATGATTGATGTGGCAAAgcagattaaaaaaat CATTTGCAAGCTTTCAAATGAGTAG
- the LOC102621546 gene encoding 3-ketoacyl-CoA synthase 7-like: MNLENYPGLAAEILILLSNFKFQATIALLAIAMYHFRNPSKRVYLVDFICYKAPESLRAPISAFIEHTERSGTFDSKAVEFQTKVLERSGVGNETCLPCGTHLLPADGSLNSSMEELKTVLFSIVQDLFSKHKINPKSIDILITNCSVSCPTPSVAAMVINKFGLKSNVRSFHLSGMGCSAGILSISLAKDFLRVQKNSLALVLSMESVSSNGYQGKVKSMQLANCLFRMGGAGILLSNKKEDRQRAKYELQHLVRTHLGSKDTAYKCVFQEHDDEGFTGVSLSRSILQVAGEALKANMATLAAMVLPYSELVWYAVSVTWKKIWPPGRKRGPYIPDFRKAFEHFCVHAGGKAVIDAIKENLKLKDRDVEASKTTLYRFGNTSSSSVWYELSYLEAKGKVKKGDKIWQLAFGSGFKCNSAVWKCMSNLRPEKSNVWSEFILRYPVEVPDILDH; the protein is encoded by the coding sequence ATGAATTTAGAGAACTACCCTGGCCTTGCAGCTGAGATCCTAATTCTGCTTTCCAATTTCAAGTTCCAGGCAACAATTGCTCTACTTGCAATCGCAATGTATCATTTTCGCAACCCATCAAAGCGTGTGTATCTTGTTGATTTCATATGCTACAAGGCACCAGAAAGTTTAAGAGCTCCAATATCCGCTTTCATTGAACATACAGAAAGATCAGGAACTTTTGACAGCAAGGCTGTCGAGTTTCAGACCAAAGTCCTCGAGAGATCAGGCGTAGGTAACGAAACTTGCTTACCCTGTGGCACCCATTTGCTCCCAGCTGATGGTTCGCTGAATTCTAGCATGGAAGAACTAAAAACGGTGCTGTTTTCAATTGTACAGGATCTCTTCTCCAAACACAAAATAAACCCGAAAAGCATTGACATTCTTATCACCAATTGCAGTGTTTCTTGCCCTACTCCATCTGTAGCCGCAATGGTAATCAATAAGTTTGGACTGAAAAGCAATGTCAGGAGCTTTCATCTCTCAGGAATGGGCTGCAGTGCAGGGATTTTATCTATATCGTTGGCTAAAGACTTCCTCAGAGTGCAAAAAAACTCTCTGGCTTTAGTACTCAGCATGGAATCAGTTTCATCCAATGGGTACCAAGGAAAAGTCAAGTCTATGCAGCTTGCCAACTGCTTGTTTCGGATGGGAGGCGCAGGAATTTTACTCTCAAATAAAAAGGAAGACAGACAGAGAGCCAAATATGAACTCCAACATCTAGTCAGGACTCATCTTGGTTCTAAAGACACCGCATACAAGTGTGTTTTTCAAGAACATGATGATGAAGGATTTACTGGGGTCTCCTTGTCAAGATCAATTCTACAAGTCGCCGGAGAAGCCCTTAAAGCAAACATGGCAACACTGGCGGCAATGGTGCTGCCATATTCGGAACTCGTCTGGTACGCAGTTTCAGTAACCTGGAAGAAAATTTGGCCACCTGGAAGGAAAAGGGGTCCTTATATACCGGATTTCAGGAAGGCTTTCGAGCATTTTTGTGTTCATGCTGGTGGGAAAGCGGTGATCGATGCTATCAAGGAGAATCTGAAGTTGAAAGATAGGGATGTGGAAGCTTCAAAGACGACACTTTATAGATTTGGGAACACATCTTCTTCATCGGTTTGGTATGAACTTAGTTACCTTGAGGCAAAAGGTAAGGTTAAGAAAGGCGATAAAATCTGGCAATTGGCATTTGGAAGTGGCTTCAAATGTAACAGTGCTGTTTGGAAATGCATGTCCAACTTGAGGCCAGAGAAGTCTAATGTTTGGTCGGAATTTATTCTCCGGTACCCGGTGGAGGTGCCTGATATTTTAGACCACTGA